The genomic DNA gggccctggcactgaagccactggattgcagtgtctgtgggcaggtatcccagtagagggaattcagcgtttctacagcccagcagtgcacccGTTTGTTTAAGTGCGTGTGGAGCAGGGCTCACAGtgaggccccagggctgcctgtggagcggtGGTTCTGGGAGTCCTGCATGCTGGGaaagcatgcaactgtagtgtccacagttctgcagctgtggggtgagGAAACTCTGTttttgctgatgcacctgtggtggataggcgTGCGTTCCCGGTGCTGGTTTACAGGAGCACCCGCAGTGAGTTTGCTAGCGCAggcgcactgaagcactctgaagggccctggcacgcTTAATCGAGGcctttgggcaggtatccaggatgggtgaattcagaatttctactgcccaggggagtgcgtcCCTATTTGTCCAAGATCGGACCCAGCGGAGGCTCACTACggcttcccaaagtgccctgtggatagatgggctcagggggagTGAGCAACTGTGGCAGTGCCTTTCCAGGGCGCTGAGCTCTGACGCACTCTGAGGGACCCTGGTGCTGAAGGGCCCTGGCGCTTAAGTTGCGCAGCTCGGTAtatgtgggcagttattcaggcagagggaattcagaatttctaccggggggcagtgcgcctgtgtctgtacaaaatcacacccaggtggggctcacagtgactcctaagagaagtctatggagtggtgtgcctcggAGACCTGCGTGCTGGAGATGCATGAATGCGATGTCGGAGGTCTgccgctggggtgggggaggctgcacTTACTCCTGTGGGCGTGGTGGtcctttggaggtggagatcccagggtctgcgagtctgcgggtggggcagcaggattttggctggagtggctgctgggtcgcAGGCAGTAtcccaggcctgtctgggtggtggtgctgatgagttcctagaagaggccactctccccttAAAGATGGCGTGGGCTCCGTCCTTCCCCCTTTAAATAACATGTTTCAAATTGGGAAAGGCAGTCTTGCCCAGCTTCTCACCCTTTGCTGAGGCTGCAGAAAAGTGGCTTTGGGCCCAGAGCATTTCCTTGCAAAGAGATAAAAGAGCCCTCACAAGCCCGTGCTGGCATATCTCTTTGGGAGTCTCTTTTCCTGTTCTGGATTTGATGTGTGTGCTTTGTTCTGCTTAAACATCATATGGCACCTACCCAACCCCACTGCTGTATCCAGGAGCTTTCACCTGCAACACAAGAGGCATGCATACAGACCACCTCTCTGCATTGGCTGCAGGGTGAGAcctgctggcagtgggggaccTGCATGCATCACTTATTGAAGTGGATCTTGCTTGTCTTTTAGTGCAGTggccgccaacctttcggacctcatagactaccagtggtccatggaccactggttggcgactgctgtttTAGTGCACGTAAAGTGTTGTTCATGTTTTTCTTGGCAACCTGCAAACCATGGAGTGGGGTGATCTCCTGGGCTGCTGCTTCTGGTAGTGGATGTTGTTATGCTCTTTGCTGCCCTCTACAAAATGGGACTCCTCCCCAAAGTTGGAAACAGGTGTTGCTTGCTTGACATGTTTTATacaaaaagagaaacttaaaaaaaaaaaaatggagacagagaTGAATAGAAGTCAACATATAGAGTTAATGAgagtttgaaataataaaaacagtaatggtgggaatggagagaaaaatagatttgACCTGTATTTAGGAGGTTAAACAATACAATAGAGATTTGAAGAATTAGTGCTTAGGTTTATGACCTGGGCAACTAAGCGGGTGATGGTAGTTTTGATGGTAATATGCGAGGAAGAGTATGTTTTGTGGGGAattctgttttgttctgttttgggTATATGAAAGATTTGGCCACAGCGAGTGGACGGTGATGTAGTCATCCTGGATGTTTTCACTCTCTGTGGTTAAAACCATGGTTTTATTTGAGTATGATGTAGTGTGGAGATTTGTAAATACGTGCAAAGTTAAAACAAAGTGACCTGTTGGGCATTTGACTCCCTGTTTGATGATGTAGtttagaaatttcttttttttaaaaaaaaatatatattttattgatttcagagaggaaaggagagggagagaaagaaacatcaaggatgagaatcattgatcaactgcctcctgcatgccccctacttggtattgagcctgcaacccaggcatgtgcccttgaccggaattgaacctgggacccttcaattcgcaggccaacgctctatcactgagcccaaccagctagggctagatttcTTATTCTTAATCAGTGCCTGGTGTCCTTGAGTCATTTTATAGTGCCCTATTAGGCAAATGTTCCAAGTTCCAggtcattcatttcattttcccAGTTGTCATGAAAGAacacaatataaaaatttatattgattTGTTACTACTTCCAAGatgcttatcttttttttttttttaacttttttttttattgcttaaagtattacaaagggtattacatatgtatccattttatccccccgccctagacagtcccctagcctcccctatcacccagtgtcttatgtccattggttatgcttatatgcatgcatacaagtcctttcgttgatctcttacccccctacctcctgccccccaaccctccccggccttcccgctgcagctcgacaatctgtttgaggcagctctgcctctgtatctattattgttcaaaagtttataatggtctctattgtccacaaatgagtgagatcatgtggtacttttcctttattgactggcttatttcacttagcataatgctctccagttccatccatgacgttgcaaatggtaagagttccttcctttttacagcagcatagtattccatcgtgtagatgtaccacagttttctaatccattcaagAGATGCttatcttttaaaagattttttccaGATTATGTCATATTAACTCAAAAGACAATATTAAGTTCTGTGTTTCAGATAAATATGTGCAGGGCAAgaatatacattgtgaaaggagcCTGTGCTTTGTCAAAATTTTCCTGTTTCATCTGCTTCTGGGCTCCATCTATTGTAAAACTCACCATAAGATTCCTTCTTAGGAAAAACACTGCACATCTTCATGAAAATACTTTCCTGTCACATTCATTCCAATGTGCATTCCAATTCCAGAGATTCTAAAATTGGGAAAGTATGTGTCCTGGAAATAATGAAACAGTTATTTTAAGTGTTTGGATTAATTTGGAATAGTTAACATTAAAGGGGTAAATCACTAGGCCAATAAGGTGATAGCATATATAATTCTGAAGCCTCTGTTAGCAATAACAGCCTGACTTTAATTcatcaaaatttcaaatattgAGGCTGGTAAGGGGACTATTTGGGGGACAAATAGTATTAttagatgttttaaaattaactGAAGCATAAAACCATGACAGTTTCTGACATAAATCGCAATTCAGACACAATTAATTCTTTGTATGTCTATATCCTTGTTACATTATTGCTGATTAATGAAATATAATGTcgttttaaaaaattcaggatGGATGCCACCTTGAAAGAACTGACTAGTTTAGTAAAAGAAGTCTACCCAGAAGCTAGAAAGAAGGGCACACACTTCAACTTTGCAATTGTTTTTACGGATATTAAAAGACCTGGTTATCGGTAGGTAACTTTATTTTTAGTTCCTATAATGTCTTTTcccttttgatatattttaactGATGGGGGTAACTCTTTAGTGAATCTGATTAGTGGAAGGAATATCGATTTGTATTATCTTAATATCTGGTTTATTGTGCTGTAAGATAATGGAGCAGATCCAGTTCCATGTTCACTGTGTAGTATGTATGGAGCTGCATGGTTTGTGAAACATTAACAGTTGGTTTCTTTCCTGCAGGGTGAAGGAGATTGGCAGCACCATGTCTGGGAGAAAGGGGACTGATGATTCCATGACCCTGCAGTCGCAGAAGTTTCAGATAGGAGATTATCTGGACATAGCGATCACCCCTCCGAATCGGGCACCACCTCCTTCAGGGCGCATGAGGccatattaaattttattgactatttcttcagtttattttcattcagttatGTAAAACAAATTTATGCTTTTTCCTCCCCTTTTTATTGCCATTAAGCCTTTAAACTCTAAACAAATTGTAATGCATTTATTTAGGAGTTAGGTTTGGCTGTGCTATGGTATGAATAGTAATAGAAAGTCCATGTTTCAAGTCCTTCTATAAAATATGAAGTGCTCTTAGCATTCTATGTAAAACTGTTGTTAAATATACATGTGCAATCAACCTGAGTGTGAAAATTAATGGAGGCATGGGAACTgggtttgagtatttggggtttgTGCTGAGTAGTGGAGGATAGTGAGCTTAATGTCAAGTGGGGCAGAACAAGAaagccatctatactaataaaagggtaatatgctaattagggcagacatcCATCCAGacagccacagcggctgcgagGCCCTGGGCTCAGGCCTCACAGCCGCCATGGCCAGCGGTGGTGGcggcagcagggtgatgggggcggcgccttCTCCTGATCATCCTGGTCGCCTCACACAGAGGAAGGCCAGACAgtggtagtaggacatcccctgaggggacccccctcccatgcacgaattttcgtgcaccaggtctctactaggattataattaaactagaggcccgacgcacaaaattcatgcaagagtaggccctcccCCAgatgccagcaccggcttccctcaggccgccggcaggcactcgggacctgggcttcccttgcagccctggtttcatccggaaggacatccggtctaattagcatattatgcttttattattatagatagcatgAGTTTGTGGCCTAGACAAGGGTGTGGAGTTAGAAAAAGGATCTCTGTGCCTGAGCATGGCAGCAGAGGCATTTTGGAAGTTTGAGCTGATGCAACTTGAAGAACCTTGTGATTGAAGAAATTGGCCTGCCTAAATCATGGCACAGTCAAAATACAACTCTTCAAAAAGCTAGAGAAGAGAATGGGTGCCACAGTGAGggctttttatgttttaaagatgGGGAGGACAGGAAGCAGGGTTAGAACTTAAGGTAAACCTTCCACCCTTATCCTGAAGAAAATCTGAAAATGGAAGAGGAATCAAGGCCAAGTGAGAAGTGCCAGGAATGAGGTCAGGTTGGGTAAGGGATATTCACACATCCTGCTAAATGCTTATAAGTGAAGACAGTCGTCTCCCCTTCTCTGTCGGGGACACTTTCCAACATTCCCAGTGGATACCTAAAATACCAGAGAGTACTGATCCCTATGTATACTGTCTTTTCCTATACATTCAtacctgtgataaagtttaattggTAAACTAGGGAGAGTATGAGATTAATAACCATAACTACTAATAGCACAGTTGTAACGTACTGTaataaagttatgtgaatgtggcatTATTAAACAAAATACGGGTTACTTGAACATAAGCACTATAATTGATaactgagaaatcagctgatacaCTCGACAAATGTCAGccattatttaactttttttttttaattgatttcagagaggaagggaaagagatagaaacatcatgatgagagaatcattgattgattgcctcctgcatgctccctactggggatcaagctcacaacctggggttatgccctgactgggaaatgaattgtgacctcctggttcatgtgttgatgctctctaccactgagccacgttggctaGGCAAAGGTCAGTCTTAAAATCTTGTCATGCTGTGGAATTGGCCTCTCTGCTGCAAAGTAAGTTAACAGGTAGCAAAGGTAAGCCTGGAACTAGATCCagtgtcttttttgttgttaatcctcacccaagtatatttttccattgatttccagagtggaagggggggagagagacagagagaaacatgagacatcgattggttgcttcccacacatgctcTGACGGGCCAGGGATtgagaggtacatgcccttgaccagaattgaacctgggactcttcagtccgcaggccaatgctctatccactgtgccaaactagctagggctccaGTGCCTCTTATACATTAGTTTACCCCAAAccaacttttatatatatatatatattgatttcagagagggagagagaattattgattggctgcctcccgcatgccccccactggggaacgagtcccaaccaggaatcaaaactgcaacctcctagttcataggtcaacactcaaccactgagccacaccagccgggcccctTTGGAGTTTTGAGTTCCAACacatccatcctatataataaaaggctaatttgcaaattGTTCCCACGGGCAGGAGTTTGACCGACCGTGAGTTATAtgtgcgctggccaccagggggtggcgcagaatatggcaggcatcagcaatgaggcgctgctggccccaatggacctcaatgagagcaggactgtgatgggatggtggaacaggtgagggggcgggggcccCGACTGCctcaccagttgccccacagataggcccattgctggccaggcctagggaccctatccctCTAGTTGTCTATAATAccatctcagttttctcagcGGGTACATGCACTTGGTATTTTCAGTAACAGTAAATTCAATGAACCCAGACTATCTCAGTACTTaaacccaaattttaaaaaactgtctttGTGAAACTGAAGGCAACACCCTAAAACTAAGCTTATCATAGTTACAGTTTTGAGTGCTTAGCTGTGCCAGATTCTGTGCTAAGGAACTTACTGTGAATTATCTCATTTACCTTCATTGAGCTACAATGACTAGTTTCCAACCTGCAGATGAAATTAAGACCTGCTTTAATAGGTCACAAGGGAGGCATATAAACCTATGTAACCAATAATAGATGAATTGAAACTATGTTTCCAAAAAATAGTGTTCTTTCATACTTTCTCTGACCAACTCACTGCAGTCTTGCATCCACTCACACTACAGTGATACTGCTCCAGTAGGGAAGTTATCCTCTGCATTGTAAATTTCAGTTAAGGGACCTAGAGTTGTGGACCTGTTttagtttggggttttttaaaaaataaattttattgattttttacagagaggaagggagggggatagagttagaaacatcgatgagagaaacatcgatcagctgcctcctgttcactccctactggtgatgtgcctgcaaccaaggtacatgtccttgaccggaattgaacctgggacccttaagtctgcaggctgatgctctatccctgagccaaaccagctagggcgtggtcggcaaactgcagctctcgagccacgtgtggatctttggccccttgagtgtggctcttcctaagccttaggagtaccctaattaagttaataacaatgtacctacctatatagtttaaaaaatctggctctcaaaagaaatttcaatcgtattgttgatatttgtctctgttgactaatgagtttgccaaccactgggctagggcctgTTTTAGTTTTTATACAAACCAGAACACCGCTCTTAAATGATACAGTCACGGCTCACAGTTTGAGGAACCATGTGAGTTGTGTTACTGTATTTTAttgcttgccggggtccaaccccagcgggtccaggggtagTTTTGCCATAGCTGTAGTAATTTCTTGGAGTCTGCATGAACAAGCCTAAAGGAAGAATGTTTATTCTGTTATGATTAATCACGACTAGGCAGCtattctgttttacttttattgttttcagagaggaatggagagagaaacatcgatgagagagaatcattgattggctgctttctgccggacactggggattgagcccacaacccaggcatgtgtcctgaccgggaattgaactgtgacctcctggttcataggtcgacactcaaccactgagcaacaccagccgggcaggaagctatttgtttatatgttttatgtgtttttttaatcctcaccaggggatattgttccattgatttttagagtgggagaggggagagtcagagagaaacttcaatgtgagacacactgattgCTTGCCATCTACATGCGCCCCAACCATGGCttaggattgagcctgcaacccaggcatgtgcctttgactggaatcgaacctgggacccttcagtccacaggccaaagctctgtccactgagccaaaccagcaagggctaggCAGTTACTAGTATTCTATGAAGAGTGTCATGGATTCACCCCTGCCCATAATCTGAGAGGAATAAGCTAAAACCTAAAAGGGAATTTTAAGACTAACATTtgtccttaaaattttttaaataagcaataaCCGTAAGTCTGGGAGTGATATGAACATTTATTGTGTAAAGGTATATtacatacccatctcctgttgGGAGGAGCCAATGAAATAGTGCTTAGGAGTGCCTGAGAGTGAATGTTCAATAAATacctatttaaaaagaaaaaaaggaattcaCAGCCCTCTCGATGTGCCTTTAGAATTTCCTAccctacccaggctggccagcccagTCATAACCATTTCttaagaaaattttaagtaaGATTTGATGAAATT from Myotis daubentonii chromosome 2, mMyoDau2.1, whole genome shotgun sequence includes the following:
- the SAP18 gene encoding histone deacetylase complex subunit SAP18, which translates into the protein MAVESRVTQEEIKKEPEKPIDREKTCPLLLRVFTTNNGRHHRMDEFSRGNVPSSELQIYTWMDATLKELTSLVKEVYPEARKKGTHFNFAIVFTDIKRPGYRVKEIGSTMSGRKGTDDSMTLQSQKFQIGDYLDIAITPPNRAPPPSGRMRPY